From a single Gimesia fumaroli genomic region:
- the ruvA gene encoding Holliday junction branch migration protein RuvA produces MITNIRGELIELSLSEAIISVGAFDYQVFIPEFVRRQLQPLIGKEVSLKTIQYIEGNPQKGRLTPRMIGFMSHAEREFFELVCSVDGVGVKKTLRAMVRPVKEVATAIEEKDVKQLTTLPGIGPAVAERIVAKLRRKMTKFALIVAKEFPTDEANTDVYGEAYEALLSLGYSATEAREKVETISAEGKKFKSIEEFLTALYQQERS; encoded by the coding sequence ATGATTACGAATATTCGCGGCGAACTAATTGAACTCAGTCTATCCGAGGCTATCATCTCGGTAGGAGCCTTTGACTACCAGGTCTTCATACCGGAATTTGTCCGCCGCCAGCTACAGCCTCTGATTGGTAAGGAAGTCAGCTTGAAAACCATTCAGTACATCGAAGGTAATCCGCAGAAAGGAAGACTGACTCCCCGCATGATCGGCTTTATGAGCCATGCCGAACGTGAGTTCTTTGAACTGGTTTGCTCGGTTGATGGCGTTGGTGTCAAAAAAACATTGCGTGCCATGGTGCGTCCTGTCAAAGAAGTAGCGACTGCCATTGAAGAAAAAGACGTCAAGCAACTCACAACGCTACCGGGAATTGGGCCTGCCGTCGCAGAACGAATTGTTGCCAAGCTCAGACGCAAAATGACGAAATTCGCACTAATTGTCGCTAAAGAATTTCCCACAGATGAAGCAAATACCGATGTTTACGGCGAAGCATACGAAGCACTGCTTAGCTTGGGATATTCGGCTACCGAAGCGCGTGAAAAAGTCGAAACCATCTCAGCTGAGGGAAAAAAATTCAAGAGTATCGAGGAATTTTTAACTGCCCTCTACCAGCAAGAACGCAGTTAA
- the ruvC gene encoding crossover junction endodeoxyribonuclease RuvC — MKSNSTMDDGELTTPTRFLGIDPGLNRTGYALLEQSLKGPVLCEGGIIRSTKDANLASRVHEIGSGIREVIEEFRPDIMVIEQVFTTPKFPKSSIIMAHARGAILYAAHDAGVPVAHYTPTQIKRLITGSGRASKEQMQHAIKTELGLKTILEPNDVADAFAAALCHYHTIRVTCF, encoded by the coding sequence ATGAAATCAAACTCGACAATGGATGATGGAGAGTTAACCACACCGACTCGTTTTCTGGGAATCGATCCGGGACTCAATCGGACTGGTTACGCGCTGCTGGAACAATCCTTGAAAGGTCCTGTCCTGTGTGAAGGGGGAATTATCCGCTCTACAAAGGATGCCAATCTCGCGTCCCGTGTGCATGAAATCGGATCGGGAATCCGGGAAGTCATTGAAGAGTTTCGGCCTGACATCATGGTGATCGAACAGGTTTTCACAACTCCAAAATTTCCCAAAAGTTCAATTATTATGGCGCATGCCCGTGGTGCTATTTTATATGCTGCACATGATGCGGGCGTGCCGGTTGCGCATTATACGCCGACTCAGATCAAACGGTTGATTACAGGCAGCGGTCGCGCTTCTAAAGAACAAATGCAACACGCGATCAAAACAGAACTTGGACTGAAAACCATTCTCGAACCGAATGACGTTGCGGACGCATTTGCTGCCGCATTGTGTCATTACCATACGATTCGCGTCACCTGCTTCTAA
- the cysS gene encoding cysteine--tRNA ligase has product MTLRIYNTLSRKKEDFQTIKPGKVGIYLCGPTVYKHAHIGHMVGPVIIDTIARYLKYNGYEVKFVNNITDIDDKLINRAAELNTTVEKLAAEMTQDYFDNLETMGVDTITDFPKATDYIPEMQEIIQSLIDQGYAYPLDGDVYFSAEADKKYGCLSGRKIEEMIAGTRVEANDKKKNPADFALWKKSRAGEPAWDSPWGPGRPGWHIECSAMSRKLLGDSFDIHGGGLDLMFPHHENERAQSECCTGKSYVRYWVHNGLMQASDAPGKVGGQHDRHGDVVVDQEAQEADKLSGSKGAASVKELFAIHPPELVRLFLLSTHYRSPIAFSDENIQETGKGIEGFYRFFETFERITGDSFYDLPTSEKREQSVALEGAPSEYFQQLSELRQRFLEAMDDDFNTGGAIGILFEIRSTLNALIHSQKLDGAGKQNEKMIEALKTGATLLKELANLLGVFRKAPEKEQAADDGLVNQLMELVLEIRKDARASKNWDIADKIRDGLAACQITVEDRPDGSLWRRG; this is encoded by the coding sequence ATGACACTAAGAATTTACAACACTCTGAGTCGAAAAAAAGAAGATTTCCAAACCATCAAGCCGGGGAAAGTCGGGATCTATCTATGTGGTCCTACAGTTTATAAACATGCCCATATCGGCCATATGGTCGGCCCGGTGATCATCGATACAATCGCGCGTTATCTTAAATATAACGGCTACGAAGTCAAATTTGTCAACAACATCACCGACATTGACGACAAGCTGATTAACAGAGCAGCCGAGCTGAATACGACCGTGGAAAAACTGGCTGCGGAAATGACTCAGGATTACTTTGATAATCTGGAAACAATGGGCGTCGACACCATTACCGATTTCCCCAAAGCTACTGACTACATCCCGGAAATGCAGGAGATCATTCAATCCCTGATCGACCAGGGATATGCATATCCCCTCGATGGGGATGTTTATTTCTCTGCGGAAGCGGACAAAAAATATGGTTGCCTTAGTGGCCGTAAGATTGAAGAGATGATTGCAGGCACACGCGTGGAAGCAAATGATAAAAAGAAAAACCCCGCCGACTTTGCCCTTTGGAAAAAGTCTCGAGCGGGAGAACCTGCATGGGACAGCCCCTGGGGGCCTGGTCGTCCGGGCTGGCACATTGAATGCTCTGCCATGAGCCGCAAATTGCTGGGGGATTCATTTGATATTCATGGCGGTGGCCTCGATTTAATGTTTCCGCATCACGAAAATGAACGCGCTCAGTCGGAATGCTGTACTGGAAAGTCCTATGTGCGATACTGGGTTCACAATGGTTTGATGCAGGCCAGTGATGCCCCTGGAAAAGTTGGTGGCCAGCATGACCGCCACGGCGACGTCGTCGTCGATCAGGAAGCGCAAGAAGCAGACAAACTCTCCGGTTCCAAAGGAGCTGCGTCAGTTAAGGAACTCTTTGCCATTCATCCACCAGAACTGGTGCGTCTGTTCTTGTTGTCCACACATTACCGTAGTCCGATTGCTTTCAGTGACGAAAACATCCAGGAAACCGGCAAAGGAATTGAAGGATTCTATCGCTTCTTCGAGACATTCGAGCGGATTACCGGCGACAGTTTTTACGACCTTCCGACATCAGAAAAACGCGAGCAATCAGTTGCTCTGGAAGGAGCTCCGTCTGAATACTTCCAGCAACTTTCAGAATTACGCCAGCGTTTTCTGGAAGCCATGGATGATGATTTTAATACAGGTGGTGCGATCGGCATTCTGTTTGAAATTCGATCAACACTCAATGCATTAATCCATTCGCAGAAACTGGACGGCGCAGGAAAACAAAATGAAAAAATGATAGAAGCCCTCAAAACAGGTGCTACTCTGTTAAAGGAACTGGCAAACCTGTTGGGTGTATTCCGCAAGGCCCCTGAAAAAGAACAGGCCGCTGACGATGGGCTTGTTAATCAGTTAATGGAACTGGTTTTGGAGATTCGCAAGGATGCCCGTGCCAGCAAAAACTGGGATATTGCAGATAAAATTCGCGATGGTCTAGCCGCTTGCCAGATCACCGTCGAAGACCGTCCGGATGGCAGCTTGTGGCGCCGTGGCTAG
- the ispF gene encoding 2-C-methyl-D-erythritol 2,4-cyclodiphosphate synthase: MAPPSASDHLPDMRIGYGQDCHRLESGYQLVLGGIPVEFEMGLVGHSDADVLLHAITDALLGAAGLGDIGEMFPNTEERWKGADSRDLLAAAFKEVQQAGWQIVNLDCTISAERPKLVSYKPLIRKSIAGILSLETQQINVKAKTGERVGPVGRQEAMTADAVVLLRR, translated from the coding sequence ATGGCACCACCATCCGCTTCAGATCATTTACCAGATATGCGAATTGGCTACGGGCAAGACTGCCATCGGCTTGAATCCGGCTATCAGCTGGTCTTGGGAGGGATTCCCGTTGAATTCGAAATGGGACTCGTGGGGCATAGTGATGCGGACGTTTTGCTTCACGCAATTACCGACGCCTTATTGGGGGCAGCCGGTCTGGGAGATATCGGGGAAATGTTCCCCAATACCGAGGAACGGTGGAAGGGTGCAGATTCGCGCGATTTGCTGGCAGCTGCGTTTAAGGAAGTTCAACAGGCGGGATGGCAAATCGTAAACCTGGATTGCACAATTTCGGCGGAACGTCCTAAACTAGTCAGCTACAAACCATTAATTCGGAAATCGATCGCCGGCATTCTCAGCCTTGAAACACAACAAATTAACGTCAAAGCCAAAACAGGCGAACGCGTCGGTCCTGTGGGCCGGCAAGAAGCGATGACGGCTGATGCCGTTGTGCTCCTGAGGCGATAA
- the fbaA gene encoding class II fructose-bisphosphate aldolase: MPIATPAQYAAMLDAAQEGNYAYPAMNVTSLTTINGALKAFADKKSDGIIQVSTGGGQFASGLDQKDAVLGAIILAEATHRLAERYDVLIALHTDHCQPGKVDSFLKPLIAETARRREAGLPNLFQSHMLDASELPLKENLELSVDLLKLCAANEIILEVEAGVVGGEEDGVDNSDQPADKLYTSPEDMVAVYEALNGLGRYMFAATFGNVHGSYKPGAVKLRPEILKEGQEAVIAKYGKEAEFDLVFHGGSGTPEDQLRETLEYGVVKMNIDTDTQYAFTRPVVDHMLKNYDGVLKIDGEVGVKKVYDPRSYLKAGEMGVVNRMGEACDDLFSTGKTIFGKV, from the coding sequence ATGCCAATTGCAACCCCAGCTCAATACGCAGCGATGCTGGATGCCGCCCAGGAAGGCAACTATGCCTATCCCGCAATGAACGTGACCTCCCTGACAACCATCAACGGAGCACTCAAAGCATTTGCAGATAAAAAATCAGACGGAATCATTCAGGTTTCTACTGGCGGTGGTCAATTTGCTTCAGGTCTGGATCAGAAGGACGCCGTCTTAGGTGCCATTATTCTGGCTGAAGCAACTCACCGATTGGCAGAACGTTATGACGTACTGATCGCATTGCACACAGACCACTGTCAGCCTGGTAAAGTCGATTCATTCCTGAAGCCGCTAATCGCAGAAACGGCACGACGTCGTGAAGCAGGGCTGCCAAACCTGTTCCAGTCTCACATGCTGGATGCATCAGAGTTGCCGCTCAAAGAGAATCTTGAACTGTCTGTTGACCTTTTGAAATTGTGTGCCGCCAACGAAATCATTTTGGAAGTCGAAGCCGGCGTTGTGGGTGGTGAAGAAGACGGAGTCGATAACTCTGACCAGCCTGCTGACAAGCTTTACACATCTCCTGAAGATATGGTAGCCGTCTACGAAGCACTCAACGGCCTGGGTCGTTATATGTTTGCTGCCACATTCGGCAACGTACATGGCAGCTACAAACCGGGTGCAGTCAAACTGCGACCGGAAATCCTGAAAGAAGGTCAGGAAGCTGTGATTGCCAAGTATGGTAAAGAAGCCGAGTTCGATCTGGTATTTCATGGCGGTTCAGGGACTCCTGAAGACCAGTTGCGTGAAACACTGGAATATGGTGTGGTAAAGATGAATATCGACACCGACACCCAGTACGCCTTCACGCGACCTGTCGTTGATCATATGTTGAAAAACTACGATGGCGTATTAAAAATTGATGGAGAAGTCGGGGTCAAAAAAGTCTACGATCCTCGCAGCTATCTCAAAGCCGGAGAAATGGGCGTTGTCAACCGCATGGGTGAAGCCTGTGACGACCTGTTCTCCACCGGAAAAACCATCTTCGGTAAGGTCTAA
- a CDS encoding transcriptional regulator gives MNIRLTDESDSASLPREVIDLGKKISELPREHQALLEVSYSRVVESVKRRRRILGLIQEALAQLRLDVKYLMFDLDVTKKERDELKARLEET, from the coding sequence ATGAATATCCGACTGACCGACGAATCAGATAGTGCAAGTTTGCCCCGAGAAGTAATTGATCTGGGCAAGAAAATTTCTGAGCTCCCGCGCGAACATCAGGCGCTATTGGAAGTTTCATATTCTCGCGTCGTAGAATCTGTCAAACGACGCAGACGCATTCTGGGATTGATTCAGGAAGCGCTGGCTCAACTCCGTCTCGATGTCAAGTATCTGATGTTTGATCTTGATGTGACCAAAAAAGAACGCGACGAACTCAAGGCACGTCTGGAAGAAACTTAA
- a CDS encoding bile acid:sodium symporter family protein, whose protein sequence is MLQRFLLFWLILLSVVAVFWDRMIPVDFHPFHDSQPYLPYLFTATMFVIGSLLPGNEVRDVFRRWHTVLSGTFVQYTVMPGLAFLMSLFFLDQPELRIGVILVGCVPGAMASNVLTLAARGNVSYSVCLTTSATLLSPLFVPLVLYLAVSGTDIDALALAQDSFVKLLTQVVLPVIFGHLLSQLHHGFSRLMQMFGPTFANLSILWIIATIISLNQQRLQNVFLSLAVALLVINLLGYVLGYLAGGVIKLNEPMRRALTLEVGMQNAGLGAVLAGQLFPGKELIALPPALYMFGCMLTGTILAQLWSRQTQSQILKEEPLNQTTLEN, encoded by the coding sequence ATGCTTCAACGTTTTTTACTCTTCTGGCTGATTCTGCTGTCTGTGGTGGCGGTCTTCTGGGATCGGATGATTCCCGTCGATTTTCATCCGTTTCATGACTCTCAACCCTATCTGCCGTATTTATTCACGGCGACGATGTTTGTGATCGGTTCCCTGCTGCCGGGAAACGAGGTTCGCGATGTCTTCCGCCGCTGGCACACGGTTTTGAGTGGCACATTTGTGCAATACACGGTGATGCCGGGACTGGCCTTTTTGATGAGTCTGTTCTTTCTAGACCAGCCCGAATTACGAATTGGCGTGATTCTGGTGGGCTGTGTACCTGGTGCGATGGCTTCGAATGTGCTGACGCTGGCAGCGCGAGGGAATGTGAGTTACTCGGTCTGTCTGACGACATCCGCGACCCTGCTCTCCCCGTTATTCGTGCCTCTGGTGTTGTATCTTGCGGTTTCGGGGACGGACATTGATGCGCTCGCACTCGCTCAGGATTCCTTTGTCAAACTTTTGACTCAGGTGGTATTACCCGTGATTTTCGGGCATCTCCTGTCGCAGTTGCATCACGGTTTCAGCCGCCTGATGCAGATGTTTGGGCCGACATTCGCAAATCTTTCCATCCTGTGGATCATTGCCACAATTATCAGTCTGAATCAGCAGCGACTGCAGAATGTGTTTCTTTCCCTGGCTGTTGCGCTGCTGGTCATCAACCTGCTGGGCTATGTGCTGGGATATCTTGCAGGTGGGGTCATTAAACTGAATGAACCGATGCGGCGGGCCTTGACGCTGGAAGTGGGCATGCAGAACGCAGGACTGGGAGCAGTCCTGGCAGGGCAATTGTTTCCGGGGAAGGAACTGATCGCATTGCCGCCGGCGCTGTATATGTTTGGTTGTATGCTGACCGGAACGATTCTGGCACAACTCTGGTCACGTCAAACCCAAAGCCAGATACTGAAAGAGGAGCCATTGAATCAGACGACGCTGGAAAATTAA
- a CDS encoding UbiD family decarboxylase produces the protein MNNTIMMNADHLADFVANFEEAGQLVRISAPVESELEIAAITEHVIKSNPEGPAPALLFDQVKGHKVPVLTNLYGSLPRLLQILRTDSLDTIADRVAGLLSPDLPEGWLDSLKMIPQFSQLLNIKPRIVKTASCQQVVKLGRDVNLNEFPLLKNWPDEAFPTITAGQIVTFDPDTNARFVNARPIQVISDQQLAIRWSQHDAGYQLLQKYQSRDQQMPVAIVLGGDPVGLYSAHAPLPTLTDPYAFSGFLRNQSLELVKGRSIDLEVPAHAEIVMEGFIDTTADPLEVGPVANPTGYYSPPENVLPLHLSAVTHRANPIWPALIPAAPPAEEALFAQATERIFRPLLKLVVPELVDVHFPPSGTGRYLMFVSIQKSYPHQARRVVNALWSLERLLSLKMIVVVDHDVNVHDESEVWYRVNTNVNPGRDLIFSEGPGDDYDHSATVKGIGHKLGFDATRKTTAEGHPREWPEALQMPTEIQQRVQSRLDELGLS, from the coding sequence ATGAATAACACCATAATGATGAATGCGGACCATCTGGCCGATTTTGTAGCGAACTTTGAAGAAGCCGGGCAACTGGTCCGTATCTCGGCACCTGTCGAGTCCGAACTTGAAATCGCCGCCATCACCGAGCATGTTATCAAATCAAACCCGGAGGGACCCGCGCCCGCGCTCCTGTTCGATCAGGTCAAAGGGCATAAGGTTCCTGTCTTAACGAACCTGTATGGCAGTCTCCCACGACTGCTGCAGATCTTACGCACTGATTCGCTGGATACGATTGCCGACCGCGTCGCCGGTCTCTTGTCTCCTGATCTCCCGGAAGGCTGGCTCGATTCGCTGAAGATGATTCCGCAGTTCTCACAACTGCTCAACATCAAACCCCGGATCGTCAAAACCGCCAGCTGTCAGCAGGTCGTCAAACTGGGCCGCGATGTGAACCTCAATGAATTCCCTCTATTGAAAAACTGGCCCGACGAAGCATTTCCTACGATTACTGCCGGTCAGATTGTCACCTTCGACCCGGATACCAATGCCCGTTTTGTGAATGCCCGACCGATTCAGGTCATCTCAGATCAGCAGCTGGCAATTCGCTGGAGCCAACACGACGCCGGCTATCAGCTCCTGCAGAAATATCAGTCCCGCGACCAGCAGATGCCCGTCGCCATCGTTCTGGGCGGCGATCCAGTCGGCCTCTATTCGGCACATGCGCCGTTGCCGACTTTGACCGACCCTTATGCCTTCAGCGGTTTTCTGCGGAATCAATCTCTGGAACTGGTCAAAGGACGATCCATTGATCTCGAAGTTCCCGCGCACGCCGAAATTGTGATGGAAGGTTTCATCGATACGACCGCTGATCCACTGGAAGTCGGGCCGGTCGCGAACCCGACCGGCTATTACAGTCCACCCGAAAACGTTCTGCCCCTCCATCTGTCTGCGGTCACGCATCGCGCCAATCCGATCTGGCCCGCGCTGATTCCCGCCGCCCCTCCGGCTGAAGAAGCTTTGTTTGCTCAAGCCACCGAACGCATTTTTCGTCCCCTGTTAAAATTGGTGGTCCCGGAACTGGTCGACGTCCATTTCCCGCCGTCAGGGACAGGCCGCTATCTGATGTTTGTCAGTATTCAGAAATCCTATCCGCATCAGGCCCGTCGCGTCGTGAATGCATTGTGGAGTCTGGAACGCTTACTATCATTAAAGATGATTGTTGTTGTGGATCACGATGTGAATGTGCATGACGAATCTGAAGTCTGGTACCGCGTCAACACGAATGTGAATCCCGGACGTGACCTGATTTTTTCCGAAGGGCCCGGCGACGATTACGATCACAGTGCAACAGTCAAGGGCATCGGCCACAAACTGGGCTTCGATGCCACTCGCAAAACTACGGCAGAAGGGCATCCCCGTGAATGGCCTGAAGCTTTACAGATGCCGACCGAAATACAACAACGCGTACAGAGCCGTCTTGATGAACTCGGCCTTTCCTGA
- the ubiE gene encoding bifunctional demethylmenaquinone methyltransferase/2-methoxy-6-polyprenyl-1,4-benzoquinol methylase UbiE, whose amino-acid sequence MNVDKTGSRVQQMFGEIAPRYDFMNHFLSGGVDYYWRWRTVRKVAPAGAAPILDVCTGTGDLAISYLKKAGGKTKVVGADFTHEMLKLALKKNNSTSLSFLEADTQQLPFSDNQFQIVSVAFGLRNVADTRQGLKEMIRVCQPGGQVAVLEFSIPTNPLFRACYQFYFRHILPKMGQLLARNQQSAYNYLPESVSEFPHGKALADMMDECGLQGTRWYPLTFGIATLYAGVKPANETSAAAEASE is encoded by the coding sequence ATGAATGTAGACAAAACCGGCTCACGAGTGCAGCAGATGTTTGGCGAAATCGCGCCCCGCTACGATTTTATGAATCACTTTCTGTCGGGCGGCGTCGATTATTACTGGCGCTGGCGCACCGTTCGCAAAGTCGCTCCCGCAGGTGCAGCGCCAATTCTGGATGTCTGCACGGGGACCGGCGATCTGGCAATTTCCTATCTCAAAAAAGCGGGCGGAAAAACCAAAGTTGTCGGTGCCGATTTCACCCACGAAATGTTGAAGCTGGCATTGAAGAAAAATAACAGCACATCGCTGAGCTTTCTCGAAGCAGACACCCAGCAGCTTCCGTTTTCTGACAATCAGTTTCAGATTGTCTCGGTCGCCTTCGGCTTAAGAAACGTCGCCGATACCAGACAGGGACTCAAAGAGATGATCCGCGTCTGCCAGCCCGGCGGTCAGGTCGCGGTACTTGAATTTTCGATCCCGACCAATCCGCTGTTTCGTGCCTGCTACCAATTTTATTTTCGACATATCCTCCCGAAAATGGGACAATTACTGGCCCGCAACCAGCAGTCAGCCTATAACTATCTGCCCGAGTCTGTTTCCGAATTTCCGCACGGCAAGGCACTGGCTGATATGATGGATGAATGCGGATTGCAGGGAACCCGCTGGTATCCGCTCACCTTTGGAATCGCCACGCTGTATGCCGGCGTGAAACCAGCGAACGAAACGAGTGCAGCTGCCGAAGCTTCAGAATAA
- a CDS encoding UbiX family flavin prenyltransferase, with translation MSNVVVAITGASGAIYAVRLVEVLMAAGRTVHLTISSSAAHVMKHELGLKIDLENFDPNQLLPDHASLPADSTLKKMRHASNEDFALSSVLGDSDLQQGKLVYHHYQDFSAGIASGSFLTEGMVICPCSMGTLGSIASGACGNLIHRAADVHLKERRKLILVARETPLGLIPLENMVRLTQAGATIMPASPGFYHNPVTIHDLVDFISGRVCDHLEIKHDIHQRWGN, from the coding sequence ATGTCAAATGTAGTCGTCGCAATCACCGGAGCCAGTGGTGCCATCTATGCCGTCCGGTTAGTTGAAGTTCTGATGGCCGCCGGCCGCACCGTGCATCTGACGATCAGCTCTTCCGCTGCCCATGTCATGAAGCACGAACTCGGCTTGAAAATTGATCTGGAAAACTTTGATCCAAATCAACTGCTCCCCGATCATGCCAGTCTGCCCGCCGACAGCACGCTCAAAAAAATGCGGCATGCTTCCAACGAAGATTTCGCACTGAGTTCTGTCTTAGGCGATTCCGATCTGCAACAGGGGAAACTGGTCTATCATCATTATCAGGATTTTTCCGCGGGCATCGCCAGCGGCTCATTCCTGACAGAAGGCATGGTGATCTGTCCTTGTTCGATGGGAACGCTGGGCAGCATCGCCTCGGGCGCCTGTGGTAATCTGATTCATCGTGCCGCCGACGTGCATTTGAAAGAACGCCGCAAACTGATTCTCGTCGCCCGCGAAACACCGCTCGGCTTGATTCCGCTGGAAAATATGGTCCGCCTGACGCAGGCCGGTGCGACGATCATGCCCGCCTCGCCCGGTTTTTATCATAATCCGGTGACGATTCACGATCTCGTCGATTTCATTTCCGGCCGCGTCTGTGATCATCTGGAAATCAAACACGACATCCATCAGCGCTGGGGCAATTAA
- the mutL gene encoding DNA mismatch repair endonuclease MutL, which translates to MERKASVEAISRIHQLDTSVINKIAAGEVIERPASAVKELLDNSIDALATRIEVDIMNGGADLIRVVDNGEGIHPEDLLLAVSSHATSKITSADDLFSVQTMGFRGEALASISEVSRFRIRTRTADQSQGLEFEVNTGTAGKPQPCGCPLGTAIEVRQLFANTPVRRKFLKTTKTEFGHISEQFTRAALAHPRLYMVLRHNNKVIFDLPPSDNLIDRLRLFYGKKLADHLIWVESEVDDIRIWGYVSHPSENKSTRKGQYLFLNGRWIQDRTLQHALTEAYRGLLMVGRQPISFLYLDMPASMVDVNVHPTKSEVRFRDGQHLYRQLLSTLRSQFLSMDLQSQMSLGKKGDIDPAAITPPPTPEQKQNQMELTSWAKEQLGQIAKDHPTVQISSAPRSISSTPDLAAPFTSKDAIPLSHFQQVAEQLHSAQAPEVSAEPADLVIPDIDRPADQFAEAATADLRPIQVLNCYIVVEIKGALTIIDQHALHERIMYEYFRKRVLAQSVESQKLLVPLTIEMSAKETALILDHAEILGSFGLGIEEFGGNTLLVTSYPVMLKKANLEQLVRDIADNLDNSKQPSRRDLLDDLITMMSCKAAIKAGQRLTQEEIYSLLEQRHLIDDAHHCPHGRPSALVLSHAELDRQFGRMG; encoded by the coding sequence ATGGAACGGAAGGCCTCCGTGGAAGCAATTTCCCGCATTCATCAACTCGATACCAGCGTGATCAATAAAATCGCCGCCGGCGAAGTGATCGAACGCCCTGCGAGTGCCGTCAAAGAACTGCTCGATAACAGTATCGACGCCTTAGCGACCCGCATCGAGGTCGACATCATGAACGGCGGGGCCGACCTGATTCGCGTCGTCGATAACGGCGAAGGCATTCATCCCGAGGATCTGCTGCTCGCCGTTTCCAGCCACGCGACCAGCAAAATTACGTCCGCCGACGACCTCTTCAGCGTGCAGACGATGGGCTTTCGCGGCGAGGCGCTCGCTTCCATTTCCGAAGTCAGCCGATTTCGCATTCGCACCCGCACCGCCGATCAGTCTCAGGGGCTCGAGTTCGAAGTCAACACGGGAACCGCCGGCAAGCCGCAGCCTTGTGGCTGTCCGCTCGGCACCGCCATCGAAGTCCGCCAGCTCTTCGCCAACACACCCGTGCGGCGGAAGTTTCTGAAAACGACCAAAACGGAATTTGGTCACATCAGCGAACAGTTCACCCGCGCGGCTCTCGCTCATCCGCGATTGTATATGGTCCTGCGTCATAATAATAAAGTCATCTTCGATCTGCCTCCCTCCGATAATCTGATCGATCGGCTGCGACTGTTTTACGGCAAAAAACTGGCCGACCATCTGATCTGGGTCGAATCCGAAGTCGACGACATTCGCATCTGGGGTTACGTCTCTCATCCCAGCGAAAATAAATCGACCCGCAAAGGACAGTACCTGTTTTTGAACGGTCGCTGGATTCAGGACCGCACCTTGCAGCATGCGTTGACCGAAGCCTATCGCGGCTTATTGATGGTCGGGCGACAGCCGATTTCGTTTCTCTATCTCGATATGCCCGCTTCGATGGTTGATGTGAATGTGCATCCCACCAAATCCGAAGTCCGTTTCCGCGACGGCCAGCATCTGTATCGTCAACTGCTCTCCACATTGCGCAGTCAGTTCCTCAGCATGGATCTGCAATCGCAGATGTCACTCGGGAAAAAAGGGGATATCGACCCGGCTGCTATTACACCGCCGCCTACACCAGAACAAAAACAGAACCAAATGGAATTGACCAGTTGGGCCAAAGAACAACTGGGTCAAATTGCCAAAGATCATCCCACGGTCCAGATCAGTTCCGCCCCCCGTTCCATTTCCTCAACCCCCGATCTCGCAGCTCCGTTTACCAGCAAAGACGCCATTCCGCTTTCTCACTTTCAGCAGGTCGCCGAGCAGTTGCATTCAGCACAGGCACCGGAAGTATCGGCAGAACCAGCCGACCTGGTCATCCCCGACATTGATCGACCCGCAGATCAGTTCGCCGAAGCTGCCACCGCCGATCTCAGACCGATTCAGGTGTTGAACTGTTACATTGTCGTTGAAATCAAAGGCGCGCTCACCATCATCGATCAGCATGCTTTGCATGAACGTATTATGTATGAGTACTTCCGAAAACGTGTTCTCGCTCAATCGGTCGAATCTCAAAAGTTACTTGTCCCCCTTACGATTGAAATGAGCGCCAAGGAAACCGCCCTGATTCTCGATCACGCGGAAATACTGGGTAGCTTCGGTCTCGGCATCGAAGAGTTCGGCGGCAACACACTGCTCGTGACCAGTTATCCCGTGATGCTTAAAAAGGCGAACCTCGAACAACTGGTGCGCGACATCGCCGACAACCTCGATAATTCCAAGCAACCCTCAAGGCGGGATTTGCTGGACGACCTGATCACGATGATGTCCTGCAAAGCCGCCATCAAAGCCGGCCAGCGGCTGACACAGGAAGAAATTTATAGCCTGCTGGAACAGCGTCACTTGATCGACGACGCCCATCACTGCCCTCACGGCCGACCCTCGGCCCTGGTGCTCAGTCACGCCGAACTCGACCGCCAGTTCGGGCGCATGGGCTAA